A genomic segment from Estrella lausannensis encodes:
- a CDS encoding ArnT family glycosyltransferase gives MAKFLHYPSLLLSILLIKAAALVWLIQSGAIGLGPDEAQYWTWSQSLSPGYYSKPPGIAWQIFLGTALFGDTELGVRFFSLVIGFAIPLVIYSMGKKGGISERASFFSAIAFALSPMGFLSSLFAITDGGSVLFFTMALLTLYQGIYRGKIDYTRAGLFVFAGALFKWVTYYLWIFALPLYLLRRQKGERFFLGVAISLLALIPSLIWNISHDFVTFLHVYYQAGSKGDIAPNKELISLKSFADFMGAEAALVSPLLFVLLAISLVFLAAKSKSFERAPAFLGISTLATLAVFGALSFFMKIQGNWCDFIYPAAFLFMGHVFDSARGRKYLVAGSALSVLLTGYVLSLPFQKDSPLALQYRQNPLKHNLGWNSFEEALKKAGYDEKAHFLFAPKYQTVSLLSFYGPGKKRAYFFNLFGARLNQFSFWKGMKEERKGQSGFFVIVENAPHIETERQNIAATVKSLEPYFQKVTFRGEYPLYTSRENPAKVAFVYFAENFNGEEPLPPKKY, from the coding sequence GTGGCTAAATTCTTGCATTACCCCTCCCTTCTGCTCAGCATTCTCCTCATCAAAGCGGCCGCGCTTGTTTGGCTAATCCAGAGCGGGGCTATCGGTCTTGGCCCAGACGAGGCACAGTACTGGACCTGGAGCCAAAGTTTAAGCCCCGGCTACTACAGCAAGCCTCCCGGCATAGCCTGGCAGATTTTTTTAGGCACCGCTCTTTTTGGGGACACGGAACTCGGCGTCCGCTTTTTTTCACTCGTGATCGGTTTCGCTATACCGCTTGTGATCTATTCCATGGGGAAAAAGGGGGGGATTTCCGAGAGAGCGAGCTTCTTCTCTGCTATTGCATTTGCCCTCTCGCCCATGGGTTTTCTATCCTCGCTCTTTGCGATCACCGACGGTGGATCGGTGCTCTTTTTCACAATGGCGCTCCTCACGCTTTATCAAGGAATTTACCGCGGAAAAATAGACTACACCCGCGCAGGTCTTTTTGTCTTTGCCGGAGCGCTATTTAAATGGGTGACCTACTACCTTTGGATCTTTGCCCTCCCGCTCTATTTATTAAGGCGGCAAAAAGGCGAACGTTTCTTCTTGGGTGTTGCCATCTCGCTGCTGGCACTGATTCCCAGCTTAATATGGAATATCAGCCACGACTTCGTCACCTTTCTTCACGTCTACTACCAAGCCGGAAGCAAAGGCGATATCGCTCCCAATAAAGAACTTATTTCGCTGAAATCGTTCGCTGACTTTATGGGTGCCGAGGCCGCATTGGTCTCTCCTCTTCTCTTTGTTTTGCTGGCAATCTCCCTCGTCTTCCTTGCCGCAAAGTCTAAATCCTTCGAGAGGGCGCCGGCTTTCCTGGGCATTTCCACCCTGGCGACGTTGGCCGTTTTTGGAGCGCTGTCCTTTTTCATGAAGATCCAAGGGAACTGGTGCGATTTCATCTACCCGGCAGCCTTTCTTTTCATGGGCCACGTTTTTGACTCGGCCCGAGGCCGAAAGTATCTGGTGGCAGGCTCCGCCCTTTCGGTGTTGCTGACAGGCTATGTGCTCTCTTTGCCCTTTCAGAAAGACTCGCCCCTCGCTCTTCAATACAGGCAAAACCCCCTCAAACACAATCTGGGTTGGAACTCTTTCGAAGAGGCCCTAAAGAAAGCCGGCTATGACGAAAAGGCCCATTTTCTCTTTGCCCCAAAATACCAGACTGTCAGCCTGCTCTCATTTTATGGCCCCGGCAAGAAACGAGCCTATTTCTTCAACCTCTTTGGAGCCCGGCTCAACCAATTTTCATTTTGGAAAGGGATGAAAGAGGAGCGGAAAGGCCAGAGCGGCTTCTTTGTGATCGTCGAAAACGCTCCGCATATCGAAACGGAAAGACAAAATATCGCCGCCACCGTAAAGTCTTTAGAGCCCTACTTCCAAAAAGTCACTTTCCGGGGAGAATACCCGCTCTACACCTCACGTGAGAACCCGGCTAAAGTAGCATTTGTTTATTTTGCCGAAAATTTTAACGGGGAAGAGCCCTTACCCCCGAAAAAGTACTAG
- the dnaB gene encoding replicative DNA helicase has product MAEKELKMRIPPSSKESEMMVLGCMLTSINALNVAADALDESDFYFSEHKTIFTMLKAAWRQDKPADIHLVGEELKRLGKLEAAGGILYLTTLAQYAGTSAYIEDYCQLVKDKAVLRRMIHAAQEVEKKAFEEPGDVPGALDDAQKIFFEIGQSASQKTGKLIGEILKGTKSESQKAFLKELQERQEFYQIHGEQTGGVSGVRTHFADLDKMLNGFNNSNLMILAARPAMGKTALAINIAENICLKNNLPVGIFSLEMSAEQLVHRIVCSRAEVNSDKIKTGSLSGMEFQRIVTCVNELTGHTIVIDDQAGLKITDLRARARRMKESYGIGFLVIDYLQLISGSGSRNSQENRQGEIAEISRMLKNLARELNIPVLCLSQLSRKVEERPGHRPQMSDLRESGSIEQDSDIVMFLLRREYYDPNDKPGQAELIIAKNRHGPVGSVIFTYRKEFAQFVNYTPMKFGGGQVDAETEAAFSPFQA; this is encoded by the coding sequence CCTTAGATGAGTCTGACTTTTACTTTTCCGAGCATAAGACGATTTTCACCATGCTTAAAGCGGCCTGGCGTCAGGACAAGCCCGCCGATATCCACCTGGTCGGGGAAGAACTGAAGAGGTTGGGAAAGCTGGAGGCTGCCGGCGGTATTCTCTATCTGACGACTCTGGCGCAATATGCCGGAACATCCGCCTACATCGAAGACTACTGTCAGCTGGTCAAGGATAAGGCTGTCCTCCGCAGGATGATCCATGCCGCCCAGGAAGTGGAAAAGAAAGCTTTCGAAGAACCCGGCGATGTCCCCGGTGCGCTGGATGATGCCCAGAAAATATTTTTTGAAATCGGCCAGTCGGCTTCGCAGAAAACTGGAAAGTTGATCGGAGAGATCTTAAAAGGAACCAAGTCCGAGTCGCAAAAAGCCTTTTTGAAAGAGTTGCAAGAGCGGCAGGAGTTTTATCAGATCCACGGCGAGCAGACGGGAGGCGTTTCCGGTGTCAGGACTCATTTTGCAGATCTGGATAAGATGCTGAACGGCTTCAACAACTCAAACTTGATGATCCTGGCGGCGCGTCCAGCGATGGGTAAAACGGCCCTTGCGATCAATATCGCTGAAAATATCTGCCTCAAAAACAACTTGCCCGTCGGCATCTTTTCGCTGGAGATGAGCGCAGAACAGCTGGTTCACCGTATCGTCTGCTCCCGTGCCGAGGTCAATTCGGATAAGATCAAGACCGGTTCGCTGTCGGGTATGGAGTTTCAGCGCATAGTCACCTGCGTCAACGAGTTGACCGGCCACACGATTGTGATTGATGATCAGGCTGGACTGAAGATTACCGATTTAAGAGCCCGGGCGCGTCGCATGAAAGAAAGCTACGGCATTGGCTTTTTGGTGATTGACTACCTTCAGCTGATCAGCGGGTCGGGTTCACGCAATTCCCAGGAAAACAGGCAGGGTGAAATTGCTGAAATCTCGAGGATGCTTAAAAACTTGGCGCGGGAGCTCAATATTCCGGTGCTTTGCTTGTCGCAGCTATCGCGAAAAGTGGAAGAAAGGCCGGGCCACCGTCCCCAGATGAGCGACCTTAGAGAGAGCGGATCGATCGAGCAGGACTCCGATATCGTCATGTTCTTGCTTCGCCGCGAGTACTATGATCCCAATGACAAGCCTGGCCAGGCGGAGTTGATTATCGCCAAAAACAGACACGGCCCCGTCGGCTCAGTCATCTTCACCTACCGCAAGGAGTTTGCCCAGTTTGTCAACTACACCCCCATGAAGTTCGGGGGCGGCCAGGTCGATGCGGAAACGGAAGCGGCCTTCTCCCCCTTCCAGGCTTAA
- a CDS encoding lipoate--protein ligase family protein, translated as MLQRPSLTYLHTTMMPIFAQLQLEEALLRVSKENICLINRGSPPAIVLGISGKPEEWINLSAWSQNPVPVLRRYSGGGTVVVDENTLFVTFIMNGTEIAVPSQIQAVHAYFETLWQKAFYPHPFRLIENDYVLGSRKVGGNAQYLARDRWVHHTSFLWDFKPEHMGLLARPPKMPSYRQERGHLDFLTTLSSCFTSADELLSPLVNELSVRFSLSEGNVEELSKCLTQEYRRQTMQESLAVPLVT; from the coding sequence ATGTTGCAAAGACCGAGCCTGACCTATCTTCACACCACCATGATGCCCATCTTTGCGCAATTGCAGCTGGAAGAGGCTCTGCTTCGTGTTTCCAAAGAAAACATCTGCTTGATCAATCGCGGGTCGCCACCAGCCATCGTGCTGGGTATATCAGGAAAGCCGGAGGAGTGGATCAATCTCAGCGCCTGGTCGCAAAATCCCGTTCCCGTCCTCCGCCGCTATTCTGGAGGGGGCACAGTCGTCGTCGATGAAAACACCCTCTTTGTTACCTTTATCATGAACGGAACCGAGATCGCCGTTCCAAGTCAAATTCAAGCGGTCCATGCCTATTTCGAAACATTGTGGCAGAAAGCGTTTTACCCCCATCCCTTCAGGCTGATCGAGAACGACTATGTCCTCGGAAGTAGAAAAGTTGGAGGGAATGCGCAGTATCTGGCACGGGATCGCTGGGTTCATCACACCAGCTTTTTATGGGATTTCAAACCCGAACACATGGGGTTGCTCGCCCGCCCCCCTAAGATGCCCTCGTATCGCCAGGAGCGAGGACATTTAGACTTTTTAACGACATTGTCAAGCTGTTTTACATCGGCTGATGAACTGCTCTCTCCCTTGGTCAATGAGCTAAGCGTTAGATTTTCCTTAAGCGAGGGAAATGTCGAAGAGCTCTCCAAGTGCCTGACACAAGAGTATCGCAGGCAAACCATGCAAGAGTCCCTTGCAGTCCCTTTAGTGACTTGA
- the mnmG gene encoding tRNA uridine-5-carboxymethylaminomethyl(34) synthesis enzyme MnmG, which yields MWEYPEHFDVIVMGGGHAGCEAAHAAAKMGARTLLLTMNLDTIGKMSCNPAIGGIGKGHMVREIDAIGGIMGKAIDCTGIQFRMLNSAKGPAVWAPRAQADKWLYAQEMKSRLEERENLEIKQGTIEEILTEAGRVTGVVTKEGLIYKCKSLILSSGTFMKGLLHIGETQLTGGRSGDPPAVGISASLEKLGIRLGRLKTGTPPRIHKRSIDFSLTEEQPGDEGVRFSFDEEEGKPRPRQVSCHITYTTEETKNIILNNLHLSAMYSGRIQSVGPRYCPSIEDKMVRFKDKERHQIFLEPEGLTTNEVYVNGVSTSLPQDVQREFIRSIPALRNAEIMRPAYAIEYDYVVSGQIYPTLETKQVEGLFLSGQVNGTTGYEEAAGQGLVAGINAAAKVLGKPPFILTRANSYIGVMIDDLCTKGLTEPYRMFTSRAEHRLLLRQDNADLRLRAMGYEYGLISRPAMDHLERKVAALEEETKRLSKIFKQIDGKGTPLTQLLCRPGVSYSDILRDYPEDVRDYGADINMQIELKLKYAGYIDRQMAEVDKLSHIEKIKVPRGFDFKAVSSLRHEAKEKLSFHTPETLGQASRISGVSPADITVLMIALGRREKQAVCQEETEDFQGPCGC from the coding sequence ATGTGGGAATATCCGGAACATTTCGATGTCATCGTGATGGGCGGCGGCCATGCCGGCTGCGAAGCCGCGCATGCTGCCGCAAAAATGGGAGCGAGAACTCTTCTCCTCACGATGAACCTCGATACCATAGGCAAGATGAGCTGCAACCCAGCTATCGGCGGCATCGGCAAAGGCCATATGGTCCGGGAGATCGATGCAATCGGCGGTATCATGGGCAAAGCGATCGACTGCACTGGAATCCAGTTCAGGATGCTCAACTCTGCCAAAGGTCCGGCCGTCTGGGCCCCCAGAGCTCAGGCTGACAAGTGGCTTTACGCCCAAGAGATGAAATCCCGGCTTGAAGAGCGGGAAAACCTCGAAATCAAGCAAGGGACGATCGAAGAGATCCTCACCGAAGCGGGCAGAGTCACCGGAGTCGTCACCAAAGAAGGGCTTATCTACAAGTGTAAAAGCCTTATTCTCTCCTCAGGCACTTTCATGAAAGGCCTGCTCCATATCGGAGAAACCCAGCTGACGGGGGGCCGTAGCGGCGATCCTCCAGCTGTCGGCATCTCAGCAAGCTTAGAAAAACTTGGCATCCGTCTCGGCCGTTTAAAGACGGGAACTCCCCCTCGCATCCACAAGCGCTCGATCGATTTTTCACTGACAGAAGAGCAGCCCGGCGATGAAGGAGTCCGCTTCTCCTTCGATGAAGAAGAAGGGAAGCCACGCCCCCGTCAGGTCAGCTGCCACATCACCTACACGACCGAAGAGACGAAAAACATCATTTTAAACAACCTGCACCTCTCGGCGATGTACTCCGGCCGCATCCAATCTGTCGGCCCCCGCTATTGCCCCTCCATCGAAGATAAGATGGTGCGTTTCAAAGATAAAGAGAGGCACCAGATCTTTTTGGAGCCCGAAGGGTTGACCACTAACGAGGTCTATGTCAACGGCGTGTCGACTTCCCTTCCACAAGACGTTCAACGCGAGTTTATCCGCAGCATCCCGGCCTTGCGCAATGCCGAGATCATGCGTCCAGCCTATGCCATCGAATATGACTATGTCGTTTCCGGGCAGATCTATCCGACACTCGAGACGAAACAGGTCGAAGGCCTTTTCCTCTCCGGACAGGTCAACGGAACGACCGGCTACGAAGAAGCCGCAGGGCAAGGTCTTGTCGCCGGGATCAACGCAGCCGCCAAAGTGCTGGGGAAACCGCCCTTCATCCTCACCCGCGCCAACTCCTACATCGGGGTCATGATTGACGACCTCTGCACCAAGGGTTTGACAGAACCTTACAGAATGTTCACAAGCCGCGCGGAACACAGGCTCCTTTTAAGACAGGACAACGCCGACCTCCGCCTAAGGGCCATGGGATATGAGTACGGATTGATCTCCAGGCCAGCCATGGATCATCTGGAGAGAAAGGTCGCTGCCCTTGAAGAAGAGACAAAACGCCTCTCTAAGATATTTAAGCAGATCGATGGCAAAGGAACCCCGCTCACGCAGCTTCTTTGTAGGCCCGGTGTCTCCTACAGCGACATTCTCCGTGACTACCCGGAAGATGTCAGGGATTATGGCGCTGACATCAACATGCAGATCGAGCTGAAGCTGAAATACGCCGGTTATATTGATCGGCAAATGGCTGAAGTGGACAAGCTGTCTCATATTGAAAAAATCAAGGTTCCGCGTGGCTTTGATTTTAAAGCGGTATCGAGCCTGCGCCACGAAGCAAAAGAAAAGCTCTCCTTCCACACCCCAGAAACCCTAGGGCAAGCCTCCCGCATCTCCGGCGTGTCACCGGCCGATATCACGGTTTTGATGATCGCTCTTGGAAGGCGTGAAAAACAGGCTGTCTGTCAGGAAGAAACAGAAGATTTCCAAGGCCCTTGCGGGTGCTAA
- a CDS encoding succinate dehydrogenase gives MQAEEAARKIPSAFIHRRFHSFLGIWLVLFLIEHLLTNSEAALFFGADGEGFITMVNFIHSLPYLPVVEVALLLIPFSLHIVWGIKYLFTMKQNAYGKDPSHPHLPENRRNHAYTWQRITSWLLVIFVILHVGQMRFLKYPETVRLGDEDYFLVKVSEDAGLPTVAARLGIDTYTSPLIKAERRNFEMEKKARISTAEARDAIVSLFTGQESLEKSSVIRQELEQKERFIEQLESFSLKHQEVVLMSKNIGTAFLMNVRDTFKSPLMLILYSFFVLAAVFHASNGIWSFAVTWGLCLSVRGQRIVEKISFAFMALLAFLGLIAIWGTYLINLKY, from the coding sequence ATGCAAGCAGAAGAAGCGGCAAGGAAAATTCCAAGTGCCTTTATCCATCGAAGATTCCACTCCTTCTTAGGGATATGGCTTGTCCTCTTCCTGATCGAACACCTGCTGACAAACTCAGAGGCGGCCCTCTTTTTTGGAGCCGACGGAGAGGGGTTTATCACCATGGTGAACTTCATTCATAGCCTTCCCTACCTGCCCGTCGTTGAAGTTGCGCTTCTTCTGATTCCCTTCTCCCTCCACATCGTGTGGGGCATCAAGTATCTGTTTACCATGAAGCAAAATGCGTACGGCAAAGACCCCTCCCATCCCCATCTTCCGGAAAACAGGCGCAACCACGCCTACACCTGGCAGAGAATCACTTCCTGGCTGCTCGTTATCTTCGTCATTCTCCATGTCGGGCAAATGCGCTTTTTGAAATATCCAGAAACGGTGCGCCTGGGTGATGAAGATTACTTTCTGGTCAAGGTTTCCGAGGACGCCGGCCTACCGACAGTGGCGGCAAGACTCGGAATTGACACCTATACCTCTCCGCTTATCAAGGCAGAAAGACGAAATTTCGAAATGGAGAAGAAAGCCCGAATCTCAACCGCTGAAGCAAGGGATGCCATCGTATCACTCTTCACCGGACAAGAGTCTTTGGAAAAATCCTCGGTCATCAGGCAAGAGCTGGAACAAAAGGAGCGTTTCATTGAGCAGCTGGAGTCCTTTTCGTTAAAGCATCAAGAAGTGGTATTGATGTCAAAAAACATAGGAACCGCATTCCTTATGAATGTCAGGGATACCTTCAAATCACCGCTGATGCTAATACTCTACTCTTTCTTTGTCTTGGCGGCTGTGTTTCACGCCTCCAATGGAATTTGGTCATTTGCCGTCACGTGGGGCCTGTGCCTTTCCGTGCGGGGCCAGCGCATTGTGGAAAAGATCTCTTTTGCATTTATGGCGCTACTTGCATTTTTAGGACTCATCGCTATCTGGGGAACTTACCTCATCAACTTGAAATACTGA
- the sdhB gene encoding succinate dehydrogenase iron-sulfur subunit gives MDEIKKFTLKVLRGTPGKQYYEEFEIIREPSLNIISALMEIQKNPVNKKGEQVAPVVWEQGCLEEVCGSCSMLINGRPRQACSAIVDNILRETKSDTIVLAPFTKFPLVRDLIVDRSIMFDNLKKVRGWIDADGAYAKGPGPKIAPAKQEIMYSLSTCMTCGCCVESCPQANDKSKFVGPQIISQVRYFNDHPTGKGHAGDRLRAMMEEGGVADCGNAQNCVRVCPKRIPLTESIAAIGRDVNIQWFHDLFGLDDRQ, from the coding sequence ATGGATGAAATAAAGAAATTCACCCTGAAAGTGCTGCGAGGAACACCGGGAAAGCAGTATTACGAAGAGTTCGAGATCATCAGGGAGCCTTCTCTCAACATCATTTCCGCCCTGATGGAAATACAAAAGAACCCGGTCAACAAAAAAGGGGAACAAGTCGCTCCCGTCGTATGGGAGCAAGGGTGCTTGGAAGAAGTGTGCGGCTCCTGCTCGATGCTGATCAACGGCCGGCCCCGGCAAGCCTGCTCGGCGATCGTTGATAATATACTGCGAGAGACCAAATCGGACACGATTGTCTTAGCGCCGTTTACCAAATTCCCCTTAGTCCGCGACTTAATTGTCGATCGCTCCATCATGTTTGACAACTTAAAGAAAGTGAGGGGATGGATTGACGCTGACGGCGCTTACGCCAAAGGACCGGGACCTAAAATTGCGCCTGCCAAGCAGGAAATCATGTATTCGCTTTCGACGTGCATGACGTGCGGCTGCTGCGTCGAGTCTTGCCCCCAGGCCAATGATAAATCCAAATTCGTCGGCCCCCAGATCATTTCCCAGGTACGCTATTTCAACGATCATCCCACGGGAAAGGGGCATGCGGGAGACCGTTTGCGGGCCATGATGGAAGAGGGGGGGGTTGCCGATTGCGGCAATGCGCAAAACTGCGTCCGCGTCTGTCCAAAGCGCATCCCGCTGACGGAGTCGATCGCGGCGATCGGCAGGGATGTCAACATTCAGTGGTTCCACGATCTTTTCGGGTTGGACGACAGGCAATAG